TACAAAGTTGAAAACAAGGCCACATGTAAGTTCACatgttagcttttttttttttttttcaagaagctATGTTTTAGAGTTTTCATTCCAATTCTTCAAAGATGAGTAAATTTATACCTTAtttcttcataaaattataactttttttacataaataacaaattttatatgataaatcTCTTTTTCTACAGAGCATTGTAAATTGGATGGACAAATGATCACATATCTAAGAACACATCGCACCCTTCATATGCACatgcattttgaaaagaaaagggaaaaaacccTTTAATTCGAATTGCTAACAATTGCCAACgggttatttaattattttgtaactAAATAAACTGATTTATTAGTTTTGACAAACTAGAgggactaaaatataattaacttaacCTAGCATGTCATGTTGTGAAATTTCCTTTTCTGCGGTGACCGAAGCAACAGTGGAGAGATTTATAGTAATAAAATTTCGGCATCAAGAATTGAGTGTCGCTCTCATTTCtcacagagagagaaagagagagagggacagAATGGACGGTGACGATGTGGACATGGCCGCTGCGGAGACCGCCGAAGCAGTACCAGTatctttctttccttatttttcttgcttttttatttgttggatCGGTTTCTAATTTTTACTGATACTAAGCACAAAAACTCTTAATTAGTTTCTGatttagaagaaaatgaaatatcTAATGTTGGGTTATGATTGAAATCCGTAGGAACTTGATGATATGAAGAAGAGATTAAAGGAGATGGAAGATGAAGCTGCTGCTCTTCGTGAGATGCAGGCTAAGGTTGAGAAGGAAATGGGTTCTGTTCAAGGttgtaactatatatatttatgcatATATTTGTGTGTATTTTGGGTATTTGCAATTATGGTCAAatgggtttttgttattttttaatgggtttatgatttattcttctatttttgtctttcattatcaaaaagggtttatgatttttttctctgcAATTTTTCTgttggaatttttttcttttaattagtgTTGTGATAGGGATGATGGGGTTTTTTTGGAGATTGGAGAATAATGAGGTATTGTGGTTTGGATGGACTTGTTAGCGTGAGCTTAGAAGTCACACATTTGTGTCTTTGTGGTTTTAGGGTGAGGTCGTTTGTGCTCGGTAGATGGCCTTAGATTGGTGGATGTTTTGTAAGATATGTTCGTTGCTTAATGTTGTAATGAGAAGGGTAAGAAATGTATTGCCCATGTCGATAAGATTGGCTGCATGTACGTAGATATCTGAAGAATACATATATGCTAGTTGAGATGTTAGttggttgaaacttgaaagttaGAAATGCaacaaatttatgattttggaaAACTTCCCTTCTTGATATGAGAATGTTTTATAGACTTTTAAGGGCAAGAAATATTTTCAGAGTATTATGTCACGTTTTTTTGCAGTGATTCTTTAGCTGCTCCACTGAAAACTTAACAATGGTTTTCCACATTGGTGATCTGGATCGAacactttctttttattgaatGGTTCTATTTTTTACCATTGTCTTTTTTCTCTATTGATAATATTCCAAAGACTTGGCTTTTAAGTTAATAAGAGAGGTGAACTGTGTGATACCATTCCAAATTCCATTGCTTAAGATGTTTTATTACGCCTCCTTTATTGGTTGAAGGAAGGTGAGTGGGAATAATAACTGCaataattgatatttgtttctGCATGtctttctccttcttcctcttACTGTTTCTATGTGCAATTAGATCCTAGTGCTTCTGCTACTGCATCTCAAGCAAATAAAGAGGAAGTAGATTCTCGATCAGTGTTTGTTGGTAATGTGAGGCCTCTTTTCCTTATTATCTGATTTACCTTCAAAGAATTGTTTTTAGTGTCAAATGCATATAGTGTGGATTATTTGGCTGGTGGCTTGTGTTGCATTTGTTGCTTAAATGATTTCTTGACCTGGGGACAATCAATCTTCTACCTGCCTTACTTTTGTTGTTTGGTTTGCtgtaaaaataaagcaaatgaaATTGTTAAAGCTGCACCCTTCATATTGATGGGATAAGTGCCTTTTGGGATTCAACTTGTACTATTGGCATACAGTAATGGGTAAGGGATTTGTTAGGTGTTGGTGCAAACTTAAGAGTTGTTTTGAACATCATTATGATTAACTCCAAGAAGCAATGCAGCTTCCTGTCTTGCTAACTCAACATGGTTGCAGGTGGACTATTCGTGCACCCCTGAAGAAGTGCAGCAGCATTTTCAGGCATGCGGGACGGTAAATAGGGTCACTATCCGTTCTGACAAGTATGGTCAGCCAAAGGGTTATGCATATGTCGAATTTGTTGAGACAGAGGCTGTGCAGGAGGCTCTCCTTTTAAATGAATCTGAATTGCATGGCCGCCAATTGAAGGTAAAGAAATTCTGTGTTTTTCTCCCTATACAATTGATAGCTTCAGTTGCTTAACCTTGATAATCGTAggttctatttttgttttctttttaatgtctCAACCTCAAATTGATTTCctcctttgtatttttttggctttGCTTTTGCAGGTAACTGCTAAGCGGACAAATGTACCTGGGATGAAGCAGTTCCGTGCTCGTCGACCCAACCCGTACATGGGGTTTCCACCCAGGGGTGCAATTATGCCTCCTTATCTCTTCTCTCCTTATGGTTACGGGTATGCTATCAAGGAAGTGCATTCAAAGTTTTTAGTGATAAGGCTCTTACTACCATCCTCGCTTGCTTTATTCTCTTTTGATATTTGAGGATCAATGTTGGTCATTTTGCATATTTCCTTTGCACTGCAGGAAGGTAATGAGATATAGAATGCCAATGCGTTACAGCCCCTATGGCTAAAGTATGGTTTTGCTTGAGACAGCATTGCCAGCAGATAGATACATCCTACAAAATTTGTGCTCTTTTCTTCTCACATATTTTAATGTTTGGGTGGGATGAACAGAAGACGTTTCCCTGCATGGGTTGAAATGGTGTAATGTGAAAATGGAGCTTTGTTTTGTTCATGGAAGACAATTAAATTATTCTTGCTTGCGTCTTCGGTACTGCCTATAAATATTCTATCTTGAAAGCTTCCTCTGGTTGCAATATTGTAGGTTTTGTTAGGTCCGTTCGCTGCTTCTGTCTTTTCTTTAATGAAGCCTCCTTTTTTTGTGAGATTTTTCTGTTTGAGATCTCAACTGATGGTGCTATGATTTTGTTTACTGTTTTTTGCACCGCAGTTTAAACCCTGTGAATTATGTTAGTAGAAGACAAggtatgattttaatttattggtggaaaatatttttgagttcTTGCATGCAAACTTATTACTGTATATTGTTAGATTGACTGTTTGTGTGAAAAATAAAGCAAGTCTGAATAGTTAGGGTGCTAAGGCATAGATATGGTTTGATTTTGCGTtacaaatattgtttttaaaaaatgaattttttaggttaaaattaatttatcttttttattgttttgatgtgatgttaggaaaaataaattttaaaattatatatatttttaaaaaaacaattgatactCTTCAAAAATGGCTCAACAATACATGCTGGGCTTGACCCGAATAGAATATTTGAAACATACAGGTCACAATCCCTACAATAGTCTTAGAAACTTAGGGTGAGGGAGTctgtgatattttttatttaaaaatatattaaaataatattttatttattttataaaaaaattgtttttaaaattagcatattaaaataattaacaaacatttaaaaatagtaatttaaaataaaaaaattaaaattttttaaaatatttttaaaacacaaaatataaaaaaaaaccttaaaagctATAATTTAGGTAACCTATGTAAGGAtcatttgttgtttgtttttgtgtgtgtgtgtcatatatatatatatatatatatatatatatatatatatatatcttggttttaaattattaattttttatatatagattttacaTAAAATCATCTGTACGGGAACCATGTACTGTATAGTACCTTATCATTCTACTGATAGGGCAAAGATTTGTTCATGCGAAGAATATCTTTTTCATGCATGCTTGAGAAACAGACAaatgctttttagtttttacaacACTCTCGTACATACCACTATTAACAATGGCATAAAatggatttaatttatttggttgGTTTAAGAAACAACGGTAAAGAATTAAacgtaatttttcaaaatatttaattttaaaaatatattaaaataatatttttttatttttaatacaaaaataattaaaaaacattaaaacaaattattttaaaaaataacatttttgttCCTCAAAAACAAACACCAACCTCCATATACACAACGCACACATATATAAAAAGCTAATTAAGGTGCCGCACATGAGACACCAACCTCCATATACACAACGCACACATATAAAAAGCTAATTAAGGTGCCGCACATGAGGCTATCCTCaatctcatatttcatgtttgttttttgtttgttattaaaaaaaattaattgaaaaacacttttcaattaatgaaaaatactttctaattaacagaaaatacttttctagtcaaagaaaaatataagtattaaaatgatatttt
This DNA window, taken from Populus alba chromosome 17, ASM523922v2, whole genome shotgun sequence, encodes the following:
- the LOC118048735 gene encoding polyadenylate-binding protein 2 yields the protein MDGDDVDMAAAETAEAVPELDDMKKRLKEMEDEAAALREMQAKVEKEMGSVQDPSASATASQANKEEVDSRSVFVGNVDYSCTPEEVQQHFQACGTVNRVTIRSDKYGQPKGYAYVEFVETEAVQEALLLNESELHGRQLKVTAKRTNVPGMKQFRARRPNPYMGFPPRGAIMPPYLFSPYGYGKVMRYRMPMRYSPYG